The Ichthyobacterium seriolicida sequence GAGTTTAAATTAAAAAATGCTAAGACAAAAGAAGAAAAAGAAAAATATAAAGAGCTCTTGGTCTCTGTATTTGACAACAGGTTAAAAAACTTTCCCGATAAAAGGGGATATGTATTAGGTCTGAAAGGGTCTAATATGATGAAACACAAAATAGGTGACTTAGAGGAAGTCTTTAACATATTAAATGAATCTTGTGAATTAGAAAAAGATGAATCATCGGGGTCTACACTGTATAATTATTTTTTGTGCTCTGTAAAATTGTTCAATAACAAGGTATTCTCTACCGAGAAAATATTTGATATATACTCTTACACATCAGAGTGCTTACAAGGATCTAAAGAAAAACTAGACAAAATAAAAGATGAATTATCTTCTAAAGAAAAATTATCTGCTAAGGATAAAAAACTCCTGAGGAAAACCAAAAGTAATCTAAAGATTATCAATGCTGTCAAAATAAATATTAACAAAGTAATAGCTCCCCTGGCCTCTTGTGAAAAATTAGAAAAATTTTATTCAAACAATATAAAAACAAATAAAAAAGAAGAGTGGATTAAATCTGCCATTAAAATGTTGATGACAAAGAAATGTACAGATACTCCTATTTTTCTAGATTTAATAAAACTCAGTTACGAACTAAATCCAACTCCAGGTATAGCTAGAATAATAGGTAATAAGTATTTTTCTATGAAAGATTATAAAAATGCCATAAAATATTACGAAATATCTGCCAATGAGGAAGACGACAATAAAAAGAAAGCTGACAACTATATTAGCATTGCCAAGTCATATATGAGTCAGAAAGACAAACACACAGCTAGAGAGTTTATATACAAAGCCATAGAGAGTAAAAAAGATTATGGAAAACCATATATGATTCTTGGAAATTTATATGCCAACAGCGCCAACGAATGTGGAGCTAATGAATTCGAGAAGAGATGCGTATACTGGTTGGCTATATCTACTTTCAACAAGGCTG is a genomic window containing:
- a CDS encoding tetratricopeptide repeat protein, translating into MKIKRAEKTFSLKIIVAIFLIFSNYTIAQEGINDYTNENKCKEKLSIYYEYFKSGNYNDSYNAWKYCFDNCPKSHINVYIHGPKLVEFKLKNAKTKEEKEKYKELLVSVFDNRLKNFPDKRGYVLGLKGSNMMKHKIGDLEEVFNILNESCELEKDESSGSTLYNYFLCSVKLFNNKVFSTEKIFDIYSYTSECLQGSKEKLDKIKDELSSKEKLSAKDKKLLRKTKSNLKIINAVKININKVIAPLASCEKLEKFYSNNIKTNKKEEWIKSAIKMLMTKKCTDTPIFLDLIKLSYELNPTPGIARIIGNKYFSMKDYKNAIKYYEISANEEDDNKKKADNYISIAKSYMSQKDKHTAREFIYKAIESKKDYGKPYMILGNLYANSANECGANEFEKRCVYWLAISTFNKAASVDPSMANEAKKMAKTYMKLAPDKTLIFKFGHSNGDRIKIKCWINKEVIVSQ